DNA from Mesorhizobium sp. DCY119:
ACGGCATGCGACCCGCCGCATTTGCTGAGTTTCACCTGGCCGAGCAGCGGCGGGGACAAGTCGGAAGTGACTTTCGAATTGTCGCCGCAGGGAGACGACGTTCTTATGGTGTTGACCCATCGCAGGCTTGCCGATCGCCCGGAAATGACCAGCGTCGCCAGCGGCTGGCACACCCATCTCGGTATCCTCGAGGATCAGCTGGCAGGGCGAAAGCCGCGTGGTTTCTGGTCGACCTACATGGAGCTTGAAAAGGAGTATGAGAAGCTTTTGCCTATGTAATGCCACCAGCGCTTCCGGTTGGCTGTTGACGCCCTGAAGCAGCTTGCATCCCTTGCCACAAACGCGTACTGAGAATAAAAATATTCACTGCGAGTGAAATCTCAGCGCAAGGAGAGGCGGGCTTGGCAAAGAAGGCTTCACAGGCAACCACGCAGTCCGGGAAACCAGCTGCGGGCGTTTCGGTACGGCCATTGAAGGTGGTCGAAGGCGACCTTCACAACACAGCATTGAAGCAGAACCCGCATGCGGTGCGCGATACGCGCGAAAACGTGCTGGAAGTGGCGATCGGCCGCGAGGTTCGCGCCTTCCGCAAGAAGCTCGGCATCACGGTTGCCGACCTTGCGGCGGCGACCAATATCTCGCTCGGTATGCTCTCCAAGATCGAGAACGGCAACACCTCGCCATCGCTGACGACGCTGCAATCCCTGTCGCGGGCGCTCGGCGTGCCGGTGACGGCGTTCCTGCGCCGCTTCGAGGAAGAGCGCAATGCGGTCTTCGTCAAGGCCGGCGAGGGCGTCGATGTCGAACGCCGCGGTACGCGCGCCGGGCATCAGTATACGCTGCTCGGCCATGTCGGCTCGAACACCAGCGGTGTCGTGGTCGAGCCCTATCTCATCACGCTCAGCGAGGATTCGGACGTGTTTCCGACCTTCCAGCATGACGGCATGGAGTTCCTCTACATGCTGGAGGGTGAGGTGGTGTACCGCCACGGCGACAACCTCTACCGGATGATGCCGGGCGACAGCCTGTTCTTCGACGCCGATGCGCCGCATGGGCCCGAAGAACTGACCAAGCTGCCGATGCGCTATCTCTCGATCATCTCCTATCCGCAGGGCAGCGGCGGGGACTGATCAATCCGGCCCAAAGCCCGGCGAGGTCGGTGCGCCGTCGTCATATTTCGACAGCCATTCGATGACCGTCGGACGGTAGCGCGACAGGCCCTTGTAGTCGGCAAGTTCGGTCGGCAGGTCGCGCAGGACGCGGTGGAAGCGGCGCGCCCATTTCGGCGAGGTCACCAGCTCGTCCATCTTGATCAGGTAGCAGCGGATCGGGAAGACCAGCGCATTGGAGCGCGGCAGGCGCCAGAAGCTTTGCAGCTCGACGCGCAGATGGACCTTCTGGCCGACATTCTCCGGCGTCACCGTCGCCCGGTCGGTGCCCCATTTGTGATAATTCTCAGGGCTTGTGTCGAGGCGCGGATTGATGGTCATCGTCCAGTTCAGGCGACGCGCCGGCGCGCCCTGCTGGATGTTTGCGAGGAACTTCAGAGCGCGGGTGAAGATGCCCTTTTCATGGGCCAGCGGCACCGGGGCGTGCCATTCGAAGAAGTTCATGCCGATGTCGAAATCGAGCGACCAGTCGGCCTGGGTGGTGACGATGCCGGCATCCATCCAGAGATTGCTGTCGCGCTGGTCGAGGATGCAGAAATCGCCCTGGCTCTGACGGGTGATGTATTCCATCGGTCCATAGGGCAGGGTCGAGACGTCGCCGAAGGTGAAATGGTCGTCGATGCCGAGCGGCCGGTTGATCCAGTGCCATTTGTCGCCGTCGCGGGTCAGCGTGAAATGCTCGGGATAGCTCTCGGCCTTTGAAGTCATCAAGAGTTCGAGCAGGTCCCAGCCGGCGAGTGTCATATGCGGCAGCGACTGGCAGCGCAGCGGGTCTTCCGCCAACACCAGCGCCCGGTCGTGCATCTCCGAGACATAGTGCTCGTCGACGTCGATGCCGTGCTCCAGCACGCTGCCTTTCGGCCCTGGCACATGCGGCTCGATGTTGACCGCATACATGTAGGCGTCTTCATGGAAGGGGAACGGAAACCGCCTGATATGCTCGGGACTGTTCCTGAAGGTGAAATCGTCGCGAAACGTTTCCTTCCTGAAATTGATTCCCATTTTTCTTTCCCCTTTGAGCTAGCGTTCAAGAACGAGGGATTTTCCTTCGAACCGCGAAACGCATGGCATGATCTTGCAGCCGGAGCGGTGTTCTTCTTCCGACAGCCAGTGGTCGTTGTGCAGGAACTTGCCGTCATAGGAGACGACATTGGTTTCGCACTGGCCGCAGACGCCGCCGCGGCAGAGATAGGGCGGATCGACGCCTGCCGCTTCGATGGCTTCGAGCAGGCTTTGCTGCTCGCCGACGCGGATCTGCTTGCCGCTGACGGCCAGCTTCACATCGAATGGCTTGCCCGGTTGGGGTGCTGCGAAATGCTCGTAGTGCACCGTCTCGCTCGGCCAGCCGGCCTCAGCTGCTGTCCGGCGCACCCAGTCGATCATGCCGGCGGGGCCGCAGATATAGAGATGCGTGCCGAGGGGCTGCGACGACAGGAGTTTTTCCAACGGCAGCTTCTCGTTGCGGTCGTCATGATAGAGATGGATGCGCCTGCCGTAGCGTGCCTGCAGCACGTCGGCATAGGTGCCAAGCGCTTGCGTGCGGCAGGTGTAGTGCAGCTCGAAGTTGCCGCCTTCGCCGGCAAGCTGCGAGGTCTGCGCCATGAAGGGCGTGATGCCGATGCCGCCGGCGATCATCAGGTGCTTCTTGGCCCTTAGGTCGAGCGAGAACAGGTTGACCGGGTTGCTGATGACCATGCGCTGGCCGGGTTTTACCCGGTTGTGCATGAACAGCGAGCCGCCGCGCCCAACATCGTCGCGCCGCACGCTGATCGTGTAGTCGGTCGTGTCGAGCGGCGAACTCATCAGCGAATAGGGGTTGAGGCGGGTGCGGTCGTCGTCGCGCATTTCCACCACCACATGCGCGCCGCCCGAAAAGGTCGGCAGGATGGCGCCGTCGGTGCGCCGGAAATGGAAGCGCTTGACCAAGTCGTTGACGGGGATGACATCGGTGACGGTGACGTCGATCTTGCTTGTTCCGGCGCTCAACGGAAAATCTCCTCTTTTGGAGGGTTCTCGGTCGGGTCCTCCGCATTGATGCACACGCCCTGGAAGGCGGCGATGCGGCGCGAGTAATGATCGCGTACCAGAAGAAGCAGGCCACAATGCGAACAGGTCGCCGGCTGGGTCGTCACGTTCTCGGTGATGCCCTTGCAGTGGACGCATTGCACCCGCCGCGCCAGCGAGCCGCGCTGCTCGGTCTGGATCGACGTGTGGTCGATGCCGGCTTCAAGGGCAACCTGCATGGCCTGGCCGATCAGCCCTTCGGTGCCGGAGAGATAGACGCGCAGGCCCATATGTGCGGTTGCCAGCGTCTGGCGCAGGCGCGGCAGGGCGCTGGCGATCGAGGGGCCTTCATAGAATTGCGCCGGCTGGAGCTGCTTCAACGGCTCGACATATTTCGCGCCGGTGTTGCCGGGAACGAACATGATATGCGCGTTGGTGAAGAAGCCGGCGGGCGCGGTCTTCGTCATGTCGAGGATCGCCGCCGCGCCCTCGGCGTCGGCGATGAAGAGATGATGCTTTCCCTGTTGCGGCGAGAGCGTGCCGTAGACGGGTCGGCTCAATATGGTCTTTGCCGTCATGCCGGCTCAACCCTTTGCGGTGCGCTTCAGCTTCTTGGGATCGTCGAAGGGCAGCGGTTGTGCTGTCGCCTTGATCTTGCCGCTGGCGTTGTGGATTTCAAGCGGCGTGCCGGCCACGGCGCAGTCGACCGGCATGCGGGCGATGCCCATCGATTTCTTGACCAGCGGCGAATACATGGCGCAGGTGACGACGCCGACCTGCTTGCCGTCCTTGAAGATCGGCGCGCCTTCGTCGGCCGGCTCCTTGCCTTCCAGCAGCACGCCGTAAATCTTGAAGCGCTCCTTGCCCTTCAGGCGGTAATGCTCTTCCGCACCGCGAAATCCGGTCTTGCCGGGGCTGACGGTGAAGTCGAGGCCGAGTTCCCATAGCGTGTCGCCGGGGCCTTCGTTTTCGAACGGGTATTTTTGGGAATTGTCGTAGGGATAGAACAGCAGGTAGCTCTCGACGCGCAGCATGTCGAGCGTGGTGAAGCGGCAGGGGATGATGCCCATGTCCTTGCCTTCGGCGAGGATCGTGTCCCAGATCGTGCCGGCATCCTGGCCGCGGCAGAAGATTTCATAGCCGCGCTCGCCGGTGTAGCCGGTGCGCGAGATCATTACCGGGAAGCCGAACAGGCGCGTCTGCATGTGATGGAAGTAGTTCAGGTCGCGAATGCCCGGCACGTGCTTGGCGAGAAAGTCGACGGCGAGCGGACCCTGCAGCGACAGATCGTGCAGATTGTCGTCGAAGCGCAGCGACACGTCGCGCCCCATGGCGGCGCGCTGCAATTCCTCATGGCCGGTGCCCGAACCGTGCACGACCATCCATGAGTTCGGACCCATGCGGTAGAGGATGCAGTCGTCGGTGAATTTTCCGGCCTCGTTGAGCATGCAGGCGTAGACTGACTTGCCGGGATAGACCTTCTCGACATCGCGCGTGGTGGCAAGATCGAGCAGGTGGGAGGCGTGGGGGCCGTTGACGTGGACCTTCTTCAGGCCCGAGACATCCATTAGCCCGGCCTTGGTGCGGATCGCGACATATTCCTCGTCGGCGTCCTTGTCATAGGTCCAGGCGGTGCCCATGCCGCTCCAGTCTTCGAGCTTGGAACCGAGGGCGCGATGGCGATCCGCAAGTGTCGAGAATCTCCACGAAGCAGTCATCTGATACATCTCCCATTTGCACTTTGCTTGATTTCGCCCCCGCGCGAAATGCTGCAACTTTGATTGCCGGCCATAGTGCCTCAAAATTCCAGACACGCAACACTGTAGTGCAAAAAATTTCATTATCAGGCAAAATCAGGGATTGCCGCCGCCAAGCCCTCGATCGTGGGCTTTTGGCAGAAAACGGAGCTGAATTCGCGCCGCGCCGCCTGGCGACATTCCGGTGCGTTACGGTTTACGCCGCGTAAATACGCCTTGACATCGAGTTTCTGCGGGTATTTTCTTCGCAAACAAAAATGTTGCCTGGCAGTATAATTCCTACGGGGAAAGCGGCGCTTAGCCAGGCCAATGAAAGCGCTGCCGAAAGGGAGAGAAATGTCGGACCTCAATCAGCGGATTGAGGCCATGTACCGCTCTGACGTGCGCGGTGCGTGGCTTCTCGTAGTACTTCTCTGGATAACCCTGCTCTTCGTCCTGTTCATGACCTGGCCCTACATTCCCAATAGCGGGATCAGGGTGGCGGTGGTCGTCGCGGCTGCCGCGGTGCTGATTTTCAACACCGCCGCGATCCGGGCGATGGTCAAGCACTACGCCGAAGACAAGCACTTCATCTACGGGCTGGATATCCAGCATCTGGACGCGGCGAAGCGGGAGAAGAATCTCTGACGCACCGGCAGGTTTTGGGAGGACAATAATGCCGAAATACATACCACCGGAACAACCCAAGGCGATGCAGGTTTTCGACATCGTCTTCATCGTCGTCGCCATTTTCGTGGCGCTGTGGCTGCCGTTGAAGCTTGGCCTTGCTGGCGTCTCCAAGGCCATCGACAAGATCGATAACCCGACCTGGGAAAGCCTCGGCCAGAACCCGACGATGGTCGGCTTCTGGGAGAAGCTCGGCTACAACCCGGCGACCGCTCACGACATCATCCAGAACAAGTTCCACTACACCTGGGACATCACCACGCTGCTCGTCATGGTCGTCGTGGTCGTCGGCTATTTCATCTTTCTCTTCCGCGCCTCCGACAAGGAATACCGCGAAGTGATCGACGAAAAGTTCGGCGACAAGAAATAGGAGCGAAACGATGTGGTTCACACTTTCCTATGTCGCCTGGGCGCTTTCGGCGGTTCTCGCCGCCTGGATGCTCTTCGACTGGTTCAAGACCGACACGACCTATTCGGAAGACGTGCTGACCTCCTCGCGTGAAGGCGAGATCGAGGCAGCCACCGAAAAACACAAGCTCTGAGGGCGTTCGATGACTGACGCTGCAATTACAACTTCACCGTCGACGGTGGTGCCCGGCCAGCGGGTTTCGCTGCTGCGCGTGCTCGGCCCGGCCCATGTCTGGGCACTTGGCGTCGGCATCGTGCTGGTCGGCGAATATACCGGCTGGAACTTTGCCGTCGACAAGGGCGGCTCGCTTGCCGCGCTGATCGTCTGCTGGTTCATTGGGCTGCTCTACACCTCGGTCGCCATGATCGATTCCGAAGTGACGTCCACGGTCGCCGCCGCCGGCGGCCAATATGCGCAGGCCAAGCACATTGTCGGCCCGCTCATGGCCTTCAACGTCGCTCTCTATCTCGTCTTTGCCTACACGATGCTGGAAGTGTCCGATTCCATTCTGGTCGGCGACCTGATCGTCACCGTGGCAGGAACGGAAGGGCTGGAACGGCACGCCTTCGTCGTTCTCACAATCGTCCTGCTTGCCTGGCTCAACTATCGCGGCGTGTTGATGACGCTCAACGTCAACTTCGTCATCACCGCGATCGCTTACGTTGCCATTATCGTCCTGTTCTTCTCGGTCCAGCCGTGGAGCCAGGGCACGGTGCTGAAGCTCGGCGAACTCATCACGCCGGAAAACGCGCTGCCCTATGGCTGGATCGGCGTGCTCGCGGCATTCCATTTCGGCATCTGGTTCTATCTCGGCATCGAGGGCACGACGCAGGCCGCCGAAGAAGTGCGCTCGCCGGCGCGGTCGCTCCCTTATGGCACGATGGCCGGCATGATCACGCTGCTGATCGGCGCGGCGATGACATGGTATGTCTGCGCTTCGCTGCTGCCGTGGGAGTATCTCGGCTTCACCTTCTTCCCGCTGTTCGACGCGGCAAGGGCAACGGGTTCGGGCTTCCTCGAGACGCTGCTGTTCTGGGGTACGGTGCTGGCGGCGGTGGCTTCCGCGAATGGCTGCATCAACGATGCGGCGCGCGCCTGGTTCTCGCTCGGACGTGATCGGTATCTGCCGACATGGTTCTCTGCGGTGCATCCGAAATATCGCACGCCCTACCGGTCGATCTTGTTCCTGCTGCCGATCGCACTGGCCTTCGCCTTCATCGCCGACTTGAACCAGGCGATCACCTTCTCGATCCTGTCGGGCCTGCTCGGCTACACCTTCATGTCGATCAACATCATGATGTTCCGCAGGAAGTGGCCGCTGGGCTCGATCCGCAGAGGCTATACGCATCCGTTCCACCCGATGCCGGCGATCGCGCTTCTGTCGATCTGCGTCATCACCTATTTCGCGGTGTTCCTCGGCTACGGTTCGCAGCTCATCGCCATGACGCTGTTCTACATCGTCGTGTCGGTCTGGTTCCACTTCTACCGCTACAAATATGTCCGGCGCGGCGACCAGTTCACCATGCCGTGGCCGAAGCCCGTCGGCTACTGACGACCTGAAACCGGCGGCCCGCGCGACAGGTGCGGACCGCCGAAACATCTTAAGGCAAGCGGAGCGATCATGGTGAAAACCGCACTCGGCATCCTGCTGTTCGCTCTGGTGGCGTGGCATCTCATCCGCATGTTCCAGCGCAGCCGCGAGACGACCGCTGAGCGGCAAGGGCTCCTGTTCAGTACGGTGAAAGAGCTGCTTGAAAACCCGGTCGTGCGTGAACTTCAGGCACCAGACCATCCCGTTTTGGAAGGGCAGTTTCGCGGCCTGCCGGTGCAGCTTCGCCCGGTGGTGGACACGCTCGCTGTGCGCAAGCTGCCGAGCCTGTGGCTTCAGGTGACGATACCGATCGCAACGAGCGTTGGCGGCACATTCGATTTCATGATGCGGCCTGCCGGGCCGACGAGCTTTTCGAACTTCGACCACCTGCCGCATATCGTGACATCACCAGTTGGATGGCCGGACGATGGCCTTCTGCGCAGCGACGATCCTCATAATATGCCGACGCCGAGCGCGGTCGCGCCGGCTTTGCCGCTGTTTGCCAATCCGCGCATGAAGGAATTCCTGGTCTCGCCCAAGGGCGTGCGCATGGTGATCCAGATCGCGGAAGCGAACCGCGCGCAATATGGCGTGTTCCGGCAGGCGGACTTCGGCGACATAGTCATCAATCCTGACCTTATCGAAGCGGTGCTTACCCGGATGGTGGCGGTGGTCTACAATCTGCGCCAACCGATGGAGGTGGCAGCGTGACGATGGTTGCCGACGCGAAAGAGCCGTTCAAGCCGCTGGCGATCCTCGTGGCGGCAATCCTGCTGCCGGGTTCCGGGCATCTTCTGCTCGGCTATGCACAACGCGCGCTGATGTTCCTGTTCTTCATGGCGGTATTCGGCTGGGTTGGTATCAGGCTGCTACCAGATGCCTCGTTTTTCGCGCGCCATTCCGGAGCCATTCTGATCTATGGTTTCTGCGTGCTCGATGCCTATAAGATCGCGCGGATCCAGCACGAGAAATGGCGCTTTGCGCGAAGGCAGGAAAACACGCCGCCAGCGGCGTGATGCCACGACATACAGAGGGCACGCCGGGGACGGCGCCGGGCTGTTTCAAGTTGCGCCCTTTCTTTTCTCACATGAAAAAAACATTCATATGGGTTGAACTCAATTTTCAAAACTGCTAGCCATTGAAGTCAGAAAACTCGCAAGGAGGTTCAGGCCGATGTGTGGCATTGTTGGACTGTTTCTTAAGGATAAATCGCTGGAGCCTCAGTTGGGCGCCATGCTGTCGGAAATGCTGGTTCTGTTGACCGACCGCGGACCCGACAGTGCCGGCATCGCAATCTACGGAGCGTCGCAAAAAGATCACGGCAAGCTGACGATCCAGTCGCAGCAGCCAGCGCGCGATTTCGCCGGGCTGGAAGCCGATCTCGGCAAGAAGATCGGCGCTTCGGTGACGATGCTGGTGAAATCCACCCACGCCGTTCTCGACGTGCCGCGCGACAAGCTCGAAGCTGCGCGTGATGCCATTGCCGAACTGCGCCCGGATGCGCGCGTGATGGGCATGGGCGACACGATCGAAATCTACAAGGAAGTCGGCCTGCCCGACAAGGTCGCCGAGCGCTTCGAAGTCTCGAAGATGAGCGGCACGCATGGCATCGGCCACACCCGCATGGCGACCGAATCCGCCGTCACCACCATGGGTGCGCATCCGTTCTCGACCGGGCCGGACCAGTGCCTCGTGCACAACGGTTCGCTTTCCAACCACAACAATGTGCGGCGCGAACTGAAGCGCGAGGGCATGACGTTCGAGACCGAAAACGACACCGAAGTCGCAGCCGCCTACCTGTCGCACAAGATTTCCAACGGGCAGGATCTGGGCCAGGCGCTGGAATCCAGCCTGAGCGATCTCGACGGTTTCTTCACCTTCGTCGTCGGCACCAAGAACGGCTTCGGCGTGGTGCGCGATCCGATCGCCTGCAAGCCGGCTGTTCTGGCCGAGACCGACCAGTATGTCGCCTTCGGTTCCGAATATCGCGCACTGGCCAAGCTGCCCGGCATCGACGGCGCCAAGGTCTGGGAGCCGGAACCCTCCACCGTTTATTTCTGGGAGCACTGAAACCGTGAAACACGATGTCGTCAATGTAGCGGAAAGGAGCTCCGGCATGCAGGTCTTCGACCTTGCAAAGTCAACGCTGCGTGAACTCAACCAGGCGCTTCACAACGTCCAGAACGGCTCCAACGAGACCGCCTGGGAAGTGCTGAACCCGAAGGGCAGCCACGCGGTCGCGGCGGGCGTCGACGCGCCGATCAACGTCGATGTGCGCGGCAGCGTCGGCTACTATTGCGGCGGCATGAACAGCGAAGCCACCATCACGGTGCATGGCTCGGCCGGCCCCGGCGTCGGTGAAAACATGATGTCGGGCTCGATCATCGTGAAGGGCGACGCCAGCCAGTATGCCGGTGCTACCGGCAAAGGCGGCCTGCTGGTGATCGAGGGCAATGCCTCGTCGCGCTGCGGCATCTCGATGAAGGGAATCGACATCGTCGTCCACGGCAATATCGGCCACATGTCCGCCTTCATGGCGCAGTCTGGCCATCTCGTAGTGCTGGGCGATGCAGGCGATGCGCTGGGCGACTCCATCTACGAGGCAAAGCTTTTCGTGCGCGGCAACGTCAAGAGCCTGGGTGCTGACTGCATCAAGAAGGAGATGCGGCCGGAGCATATCGCCAAGCTCAGGGATCTGCTCGAGCGCGCGGGCGTCAAGGACGTCAAGCCGGAAGAGTTCACGCGCTACGGCTCGGCCCGCACGCTCTACAATTTCAACATCGACAATGCCGACGCGTATTGAGGCAAGATCAGAATGACCTATCAGAACCCGCCGACGAAGCCCCGATACTCCGCGACATTCGACGAATATACGCTGTCGGAAATCCGCCGCGCTGCCGCCACCGGCATCTATGACATTCGCGGCGCCGGCGCGAAGCGCAAGCTTCCGCATTTCGACGATCTGCTGTTCCTCGGCGCGTCGATCTCCCGCTATCCACTCGAAGGCTACCGCGAAAAGTGCGACACCAGCGTCGTGCTGGGCGCGCGCCATGCCAAGAAGCCGATCGAGCTGAAAATCCCGATCACCATCGCCGGCATGAGCTTCGGTTCGCTGTCGGGTCCGGCCAAGGAAGCGCTTGGCCGCGGCGCCTCGCTCTCCGGCACCTCGACCACGACCGGCGATGGCGGCATGACCGAGGAAGAGCGCGGCCATTCGCAGACGCTGGTCTATCAGTATCTGCCGTCGCGCTACGGCATGAACCCGCGTGACCTGCGCCGTGCTGACGCGATCGAGATCGTGGTCGGGCAGGGCGCAAAGCCCGGCGGCGGCGGCATGCTGCTCGGCCAGAAGATTTCCGACCGCGTCGCCGAAATGCGCACGCTGCCCAAGGGCATCGACCAGCGCTCGGCCTGCCGTCACCCCGATTGGACCGGCCCGGACGATCTCGAGATCAAGATCCTCGAAATCCGCGAGATCACCGACTGGGAAAAGCCGATCTATGTGAAGGTCGGTGGCGCGCGTCCCTACTACGATACGGCCCTTGCCGTGAAATCGGGTGCGGACGTCGTGGTACTCGACGGCATGCAGGGCGGCACCGCCGCCACGCAGGAAGTGTTCATCGAGAATGTCGGCCAGCCGACGCTTGCCTGCATCCGGCCCGCCGTCCAGGCGCTGCAGGATCTCGGCATGCACCGCAAGGTTCAGCTCATCGTTTCGGGTGGCATTCGCAACGGCGCTGACGTCGCCAAGGCGCTGGCTCTGGGCGCTGACGCGGTGTCGATCGGTACCGCGGCCCTTGTCGCGCTCGGCGACAACGATCCGCGCTGGGAGGCCGAATACCAGAAGCTCGGCACCACGGCGGGTGCGTATGACGACTGGCACGAAGGAAAAGATCCGGCAGGCATTACCACGCAGGACCCGGAGCTGATGAAACGTGTCGATCCTGTCGCCGCGGGAAGGCGATTGGCGAATTATCTGAAAGTGATGACGCTTGAGGCACAGACCATCGCGCGTGCCTGCGGCAAGAATCATCTCCACAATCTCGAGCCGGAGGACCTCTGCGCACTGACTATCGAAGCCGCCGCCATGGCCCAGGTGCCGCTGGCGGGAACCAATTGGATACCGGGAAAGAACGGTTTCTGATCAAAAAAATAAGAAGAGAGAGGAACATGCCATGGGAACGGCATTCGAAAGCAAACGGGGAACTGCTGTGGCAAACGATCTCGCAGAATTCGCAAAGGCGAATAACGTCAAATATTTCATGATCTCCTATACGGACCTGTTTGGCGGCCAACGCGCCAAGCTGGTTCCGGCACAGGCGATCTCGGACATGCAGAAGGAAGGTGCAGGCTTTGCCGGCTTCGCGACCTGGCTCGACCTTACGCCGGCGCATCCCGACATGCTGGCGGTGCCGGACCCGTCTTCGGTCATCCAGCTGCCGTGGAAACGGGACGTGGCGTGGCTCGCCTCCGACTGCGTCATGGAAGGCAAGAGCGTTGCCCAGGCGCCGCGCAACACGCTGAAGCGTCTGGTTGCGGAAGCCGCCGAAGAGGGCATGCGCGTCAAGACCGGCGTGGAACCCGAATTCTTCCTGACGACGCCGGGTGGCGAGAAGATTTCCGACGAATACGATACGGCGACGAAATCCTGCTACGACCAGCAGGCGGTGATGCGGCGCTACGACGTCATTGCCGAGATCTGCGATGCCATGCTGGAACTCGGCTGGCAGCCCTACCAGAACGACCATGAGGATGCGAACGGCCAGTTCGAGATGAACTGGGCCTTCGACGATGTGCTCAACACCGCCGACAAGCATTCCTTCTTCAAGTTCATGACCAAGTCGATCGCCGAGAAGCACGGCCTGCGCGCGACCTTCATGCCCAAGCCGTTCCAGGGCCTGACCGGCAATGGCTGCCATGCCCATATCTCGGTGTGGGACCTTGACGGCAAGAGCAATGCCTTTGCCGACAAGAATGCCGAACTGGGTCTGTCGGCCAAGGGTAGGCACTTCCTCGGCGGCATCATGAAGCATGCCTCGGCCTTGGCCGCGATCACCAATCCGACGGTCAATTCCTACAAGCGCATCAATGCGCCGCGCACCGTTTCGGGTGCCACCTGGGCGCCCAACACGGTGACCTGGACCGGCAACAACCGCACCCACATGGTGCGCGTGCCGGGGCCTGGACGTTTTGAGCTTCGCCTTCCCGACGGTGCCGCCAATCCGTATCTGATGCAGGCTGTCATCATCGCCGCCGGTCTCGACGGCATCCGCACCAAGGCCGATCCGGGCGAGCGCAGCGACATCGACATGTACAAGGACGGCCACACCGTCACCAACGGTCCGAAGCTGCCGCTGAACCTGCTCGATGCCCTGCGCGAATATGACAAGGACAGCGGGCTGAAGTCGGCGATGGGCGAGGAATTCTCCAGTGCATTCCTGAAGCTCAAGCATCAGGAATGGAATGCCTACGCTTCCCACTTCACCCAGTGGGAACGCGAAAACACTCTCGACGTGTAATACGGAAATAGCAGGCCTGCGCGGCGGAAACCCTTGATGAAATATTCGATCTTCTCTCTCGCGCGGGCAGCCCTTTCAGGACACAAGAACTGGCCCCGCACCTGGCGCGATGCCCAGCCGAAAAGCCACTATGACGTGGTCATCATCGGCGGTGGCGGGCATGGTTTGGCGACCGCTTATTTCCTCGCCCACAAATACGGCATCCGCAATGTCGCGGTGCTTGAAAAGGGCTGGATCGGCTCCGGCAATGCCGGCCGCAACACCACCATCGTGCGCTCCAACTACATGCTGCCCGGCAATACCGGCTTCTACGAGCTTTCGATGAAGCTGTGGGAGCGGATGGAGCAGGACCTCAACTACAACACGATGATGAGCCAGCGCGGCATCGTCAATCTCTACCACTCCGACGCGCAGCGCGACGCCTATGCGCGGCGCGGCAATGTCATGCGCATCAACGGCATCGATGCGGAACTGCTCGATCAGGCGCAGGTCCGCAAGATGATGCCGTTCCTGAATTTCGACAATGCGCGTTTCCCCATCCAGGGCGGACTGCTGCAGCGCCGCGCCGGCACGGCGCGCCATGACGCCGTGGTGTGGGGCTATGCCCATGCCGGCGACCGGCTCGGCGTTGACATCATCCAGAACTGCGAAGTGACAGGCTTTACCCGCGACCAGAACGGCAAGGTCACCGGCGTCGAAACCTCGCGCGGCGCGATCGGCGCCGGCAAGGTTGGCATGGCGGTGGCTGGCAATTCATCGCGCGTTGCGGCAATGGCCGGCATGCGCCTG
Protein-coding regions in this window:
- a CDS encoding FMN-binding glutamate synthase family protein; protein product: MTYQNPPTKPRYSATFDEYTLSEIRRAAATGIYDIRGAGAKRKLPHFDDLLFLGASISRYPLEGYREKCDTSVVLGARHAKKPIELKIPITIAGMSFGSLSGPAKEALGRGASLSGTSTTTGDGGMTEEERGHSQTLVYQYLPSRYGMNPRDLRRADAIEIVVGQGAKPGGGGMLLGQKISDRVAEMRTLPKGIDQRSACRHPDWTGPDDLEIKILEIREITDWEKPIYVKVGGARPYYDTALAVKSGADVVVLDGMQGGTAATQEVFIENVGQPTLACIRPAVQALQDLGMHRKVQLIVSGGIRNGADVAKALALGADAVSIGTAALVALGDNDPRWEAEYQKLGTTAGAYDDWHEGKDPAGITTQDPELMKRVDPVAAGRRLANYLKVMTLEAQTIARACGKNHLHNLEPEDLCALTIEAAAMAQVPLAGTNWIPGKNGF
- a CDS encoding glutamine amidotransferase family protein encodes the protein MCGIVGLFLKDKSLEPQLGAMLSEMLVLLTDRGPDSAGIAIYGASQKDHGKLTIQSQQPARDFAGLEADLGKKIGASVTMLVKSTHAVLDVPRDKLEAARDAIAELRPDARVMGMGDTIEIYKEVGLPDKVAERFEVSKMSGTHGIGHTRMATESAVTTMGAHPFSTGPDQCLVHNGSLSNHNNVRRELKREGMTFETENDTEVAAAYLSHKISNGQDLGQALESSLSDLDGFFTFVVGTKNGFGVVRDPIACKPAVLAETDQYVAFGSEYRALAKLPGIDGAKVWEPEPSTVYFWEH
- a CDS encoding GXGXG domain-containing protein, with the protein product MQVFDLAKSTLRELNQALHNVQNGSNETAWEVLNPKGSHAVAAGVDAPINVDVRGSVGYYCGGMNSEATITVHGSAGPGVGENMMSGSIIVKGDASQYAGATGKGGLLVIEGNASSRCGISMKGIDIVVHGNIGHMSAFMAQSGHLVVLGDAGDALGDSIYEAKLFVRGNVKSLGADCIKKEMRPEHIAKLRDLLERAGVKDVKPEEFTRYGSARTLYNFNIDNADAY
- a CDS encoding amino acid permease; the protein is MTDAAITTSPSTVVPGQRVSLLRVLGPAHVWALGVGIVLVGEYTGWNFAVDKGGSLAALIVCWFIGLLYTSVAMIDSEVTSTVAAAGGQYAQAKHIVGPLMAFNVALYLVFAYTMLEVSDSILVGDLIVTVAGTEGLERHAFVVLTIVLLAWLNYRGVLMTLNVNFVITAIAYVAIIVLFFSVQPWSQGTVLKLGELITPENALPYGWIGVLAAFHFGIWFYLGIEGTTQAAEEVRSPARSLPYGTMAGMITLLIGAAMTWYVCASLLPWEYLGFTFFPLFDAARATGSGFLETLLFWGTVLAAVASANGCINDAARAWFSLGRDRYLPTWFSAVHPKYRTPYRSILFLLPIALAFAFIADLNQAITFSILSGLLGYTFMSINIMMFRRKWPLGSIRRGYTHPFHPMPAIALLSICVITYFAVFLGYGSQLIAMTLFYIVVSVWFHFYRYKYVRRGDQFTMPWPKPVGY
- the glnT gene encoding type III glutamate--ammonia ligase, with the protein product MANDLAEFAKANNVKYFMISYTDLFGGQRAKLVPAQAISDMQKEGAGFAGFATWLDLTPAHPDMLAVPDPSSVIQLPWKRDVAWLASDCVMEGKSVAQAPRNTLKRLVAEAAEEGMRVKTGVEPEFFLTTPGGEKISDEYDTATKSCYDQQAVMRRYDVIAEICDAMLELGWQPYQNDHEDANGQFEMNWAFDDVLNTADKHSFFKFMTKSIAEKHGLRATFMPKPFQGLTGNGCHAHISVWDLDGKSNAFADKNAELGLSAKGRHFLGGIMKHASALAAITNPTVNSYKRINAPRTVSGATWAPNTVTWTGNNRTHMVRVPGPGRFELRLPDGAANPYLMQAVIIAAGLDGIRTKADPGERSDIDMYKDGHTVTNGPKLPLNLLDALREYDKDSGLKSAMGEEFSSAFLKLKHQEWNAYASHFTQWERENTLDV